The following coding sequences lie in one Anguilla rostrata isolate EN2019 chromosome 8, ASM1855537v3, whole genome shotgun sequence genomic window:
- the ppp1r3c2b gene encoding protein phosphatase 1 regulatory subunit 3C-B-like, giving the protein MSTKMLQVFGGCSVPQPIMPSMPVDLAMRLCLSQSPPLCQLLRMSSLKPLRPCIQPQSPESEMPQSHPTACPSDWTLSETGISGDGTSTKKKRVVFADSKGLSLTAVHVFSEREEPPRPEPSPSLRLLRRPAADRKHPGGARKPPPRLGFQQPLADFQSFRARLQEDLVLLESCSVTERALSGTVQVKNVSFQKAVHVRVTFDSWRSWRDVPCAFLQQQRYGGSDTDVFAFHVPLPEDLDPRERLEFCVSYLPGSQSTALWDNNKGQNYSVVCGECEAPPSAQPITSKQKPGRPWAGQSQSKEYAPNDAMQVPSPYSYEILVNHSWGRLGNISPFW; this is encoded by the exons ATGAGCACAAA AATGCTGCAAGTGTTTGGTGGGTGCTCTGTGCCTCAGCCTATAATGCCGTCAATGCCCGTAGACCTGGCCATGCGTCTGTGCCTGAGCCAGAGTCCGCCCCTCTGCCAGCTCCTGAGGATGTCCTCACTGAAGCCCCTGCGGCCGTGCATCCAGCCCCAATCGCCCGAGTCAGAAATGCCGCAGTCCCACCCCACGGCCTGCCCCTCAGACTGGACCCTGTCCGAGACTGGCATCAGCGGGGACGGCACCAGCACCAAGAAGAAGCGCGTGGTGTTCGCCGACTCCAAGGGCCTCTCGCTCACCGCCGTGCACGTGTTCTCCGAGAGGGAGGAGCCCCCGCGCCCCGAGCCCTCGCCGAGCCTGCGGTTGCTGCGGCGACCGGCGGCGGACAGGAAGCATCCCGGCGGGGCGAGgaagccgccgccgcggctGGGGTTCCAGCAGCCCCTGGCCGACTTCCAGTCGTTCCGCGCCCGGCTGCAGGAGGACCTGGTcctcctggagagctgcagcgTGACGGAGCGTGCCCTCAGCGGCACCGTCCAGGTGAAGAACGTCAGCTTCCAGAAGGCCGTGCACGTGCGCGTCACTTTCGACTCCTGGCGCAGCTGGCGCGACGTGCCCTGCgccttcctgcagcagcagcgctaCGGCGGCTCGGACACGGACGTCTTCGCCTTCCACGTCCCGCTCCCCGAGGACCTGGACCCCAGGGAGCGGCTGGAGTTTTGTGTGTCTTACCTCCCGGGCAGCCAAAGCACGGCTCTGTGGGACAACAACAAGGGACAGAACTACAGCGTTGTCTGTGGGGAGTGTGAGGCTCCCCCCTCCGCTCAGCCCATCACGTCTAAACAGAAGCCTGGGAGACCGTGGGCAGGCCAGTCTCAGAGCAAAGAGTATGCCCCGAATGATGCAATGCAGGTCCCTTCACCCTATTCCTATGAGATCTTGGTTAACCACAGCTGGGGCAGATTGGGAAACATCTCACCTTTCTGGTGA